From the genome of Symphalangus syndactylus isolate Jambi chromosome 7, NHGRI_mSymSyn1-v2.1_pri, whole genome shotgun sequence, one region includes:
- the LOC129485856 gene encoding small ubiquitin-related modifier 2-like: MADEKPKERFKTKNSDGINLRVAGHDRSVVQFKMKMERYTPLSKLMKAYWERQGLSMRQIRFQFDRQPINETDTCAHLEMGYEDTTAVF, from the coding sequence ATGGCTGATGAAAAACCCAAGGAAAGATTCAAGACCAAGAACAGTGATGGTATTAATTTGAGGGTGGCAGGGCATGATCGTTCTGTAGTGCAGTTTAAGATGAAGATGGAGAGGTATACACCACTTAGTAAACTAATGAAAGCCTACTGGGAACGACAGGGCTTGTCAATGAGGCAAATCAGATTCCAGTTTGACAGGCAGCCAATCAATGAAACAGACACATGTGCACATTTGGAAATGGGATATGAAGATACAACTGCTGTGTTCTAG